Part of the Sulfobacillus acidophilus DSM 10332 genome, CGACAGACTTTGCTGGGTGCGCTGATAGGCGGAAGCCAGCGAAGGGGCCGTCACCGTCACCGCAAAAAACTCCTTCGACGGCTTAATTTGCGAAATGGAACTCACCGTCACGGTCGGATTGGGGAAATAAAAGCTCCACGACCAATCTCCCGCTTTCTTCGGCACCACGACCAGAGCCAAGGCCGCCGCTCGGCTGGTATAGGGCAACTCGTCCCAGCAACCGCTGGACGTAAAAAGTACCAGCAGGATTAAAAAGACCAGCCGGAGTTTTCCCTTCATGGTCCCGGATCCGTGCCTTGCATGTCGGTTTTAAGCGGCGACGCTTCATTGTCTCCCCGCAGGAGATGGGGCCGGGGCACCTGGCCCTGCGGCCAGTTCCACTCGGCCCGTTGAGGCCGGTAACTCACCCAGCGGAGATGAATACGATTCCAGGGAAACCGGACGAGGGCGTCGGTCCATTCACGCAGGCGAAACGGCGCCCAGGGCGAAAAATAGGGCACGCCGAAACTTTGCATATCCGTAATCGTGGCTACTACCATCATGGTCACCACGATAATGCCTAAAACTCCAAAAAACGTGCCGGCAAACAGCAAGAAAAAATTCACGACCCGCCAGGTCCCGGTTAAATCATAAACCGGGGTGGAAAAAATACTCAGCGCCGTTAAGGTCATGATGACGATAATTTGGGGGTCGACCAAGCCGGCCCGAACCACCGCCGTCCCCACCACAATCGCGCCCACCGTACCCAGTGTGGTGCTTAAATTCTTTGGCAACCGAATCGCCGATTCCCGTAAAATTTCCAAAACCAGAATCATCAAGAGGATTTCCACCACCGGCGGAAACGGCAGTCCGCTATGACTGCCTTGCATGACGACAAATAACGCCGTGGGTAACATACTCGGATTCACTTGCGTGAGCGCGATGTACATCGCCGGCAAATAGAGCCCGAACGCCCACCCGACAAACCGGATCAGGCGGACAAACGAACTGTCGATCCAGTTATTGGAGTAGTCCATCGCCGTGCGGTAGAAATCGGCTAAGGGCGCGGGCGCAATCAGTACAAACGGGTCGCCGGCGGTTAAAATCGCCACCGCCCCATAACTGAGCCGACGGGCCACAATATCGACCCGTTCCGTCCCGCGAATCGTAGGAAAAATCGAATTCGGATGATCGCGAATGAGTCCCGAGACAGTCGTACTATCGGCCAGCGCATCCACCGTAATGGCTTGGACGCGCTGGATCGCGGTTTCCACCAACGCCGGATTGGCCACTCCCTCTAAAAAAGCCACCGAGACCGTAATGTGCTGCATCCGCCCAACGGTGACATCCCGAAACTGAAGCGCCGGCGACATAAACCGGCGGCGGAGTTGCGTCTTTTGAATTAAGATAATCTCGTTAAACGCCTCTTCCGGGCCCCGTACCGCCAGTTCGGTCTGCGGGCGCTCAATCGCGCGCTGAGTATACTTGATGGTGTCGATGACCCAGACAAAATCCAGTCCCGGCGCAAACACCAACGTATTTCCCGCCGCTAATTTTTGCAGCAGCGTCGGCCACTGGGTTTCTTTCGTAATGTGATTAGGGGTCAGGACGGTTTGATCCCATTTTTCGGGGGGCGTCTTCGCGTGTAATAACGGCCCGATGATATCTTGATCCACCATCTGGGTATCGGTCAGTCCATCAATCGACACGACTAAGACGGTACCCGATGCGACACTGGGCACCTGAATCTTCCGCATGAGAACGTCGGAATTTCGGCCCATCCCCGACTTTAACCGACGGTAGGCAGCCTCCACATCGCCCCCGTAGCGGTCGGCCGACCTTCCCGGATGCCGGGAGAGGTCGGTGACCCACCCGTCAAGTTGTTGCATCAGATCTTTCGCATTTTGGTCAATCTGTCGTAAATGCTTCGGGTCCATGGACATAACATGTCCGGTCCCAAAACCCTTTATGCTATACTTTCAGGCCCAATCCGCGAATCGCCTGCCGGATTGGGTCAATGCCTTCGCCGGTGCGATTGGAGATCAAGATAACCGGACGTCGGTAAGTTTCTTGTAAAACGGCTTCCCGCTCGGCTCGTTCTTGGCGATTTAACTTATCCACTTTACTGGCGGCAATAATCAAAAGAATATTGCGTTGACTGGCCCATTCGACGACCATCCGCTCTTCGTCGGCCGGATCGCGCCGCACATCTTGAATTAAGACCCCCGCGATAAGGGGCTGGCGGGTGGTCAAGTAGGTTTCCACCGCCTCGCCAAACAGTTCCCGCTCGACTTTCGAGACTTTGGCATAACCGAATCCCGGCAAATCCACCACATACCAACCGCTCATGGCATAAAAGTGAATCCGTTGCGTTTTGCCGGGCGTGCCGCTCGTGTGGGCCACCTTGCTTTTCGCCAGTTGATTAATCAGGGATGATTTCCCGGCATTGGATCGCCCCATAAACGCCACTTCCGGCCATCCCGTTTGGGGCATTTCGTCGGCCGTCAGGGCGGACGCGACCATGTTGTTCTTACCGGCCACTAGGTTCCTCCTCCGAGAAGGGTTCTAAGACCCATTCTAAAACGTCGTCCAAGTGTTGAGCGAGGTGGATTTTCACTTGCCGCTTCACAAACGGCGGCACTTCATCCAGATCCACCCGATTCTCCTCGGGAATAATCACGTGTTCCATATGGGCGCGGTGCGCGGCCAAAATTTTCTCTTTGATGCCCCCGACCGGTAAAACCCGCCCGCGGAGCGTGATTTCGCCCGTCATCGCCCATTTGGGACGAACGGCGCGGCCGCTCAGGGCCGAGACCAGGGCGGTCGCAATGGCGATACCGGCCGACGGACCGTCTTTCGGAATCGCTCCTGCCGGCACATGCACATGAACGTCCAGGGCTTCGTTGAAATGAGGATCGATGCCCAATTCCCGCGCCCGCGATCGCACGTAGCTATAACCCGCTCGCGCCGACTCTTGCATCACCTCGCCTAATTGGCCGGTGAGGGTGAGTTGGCCCTTACCGGGCATGGTAGTCACCTCAATCGATAAAATGTCGCCTCCGGCCTCGGTCACCGCCAGCCCCGTCACGACTCCGGTCTGTTGCGTCATTTCCGCCGATTCTAAACGGATTCGCGGGGCCCCCAGATAGCGAACGAGCCGCTGACTGGTCACCACCACCTTCTGGGTTTTGCCCTGGACAATATCTCGTGCGGCTTTCCGACAAATCGTCGCCAAGGACCGCTCGAGTTCCCGCACCCCGGCCTCCCGCGTATAATGCCGGATAACGAGTTGCAATACCCGACGCCCCAACACCACCCGATCATGACTTAGCCCGTGTTGTTCCAGTTGGCGCGGCCATAGATACCGTTCGGCAATGGAGATTTTCTCTTCCTCGGTATATCCGGGGATATGAATGACTTCCATGCGATCCATTAAAGGCCGGGGAATCGAATGGAGCACGTTGGCGGTGGCAATAAACATCACCGCCGACAAGTCAAACGGCAATTCAATATAGTGATCGGAAAAATGCGCGTTTTGCTCGGGATCCAAGACCTCCAACAACGCGGCCGAGGGGTCTCCCCGAAAATCGGTCGCCATTTTATCCACTTCATCGAGCAAAAAAAGCGGGTTTTTACTGCCGGCCTGCCGCATCCCTTGAATAATGCGGCCCGGCATCGCGCCCACATAGGTCCGTCGGTGTCCTCGAATTTCCGCTTCGTCACGCACCCCGCCCAACGAGACCCGTACAAACCGGCGACCGGTCGCTCGTGCAATCGAACGCGCTAACGACGTTTTGCCCACCCCGGGCGGTCCCACCAAGCACAAAATCGGGCCTTTAATATGGGGCGCCAACGCCAGCACCGACAGATGCTCCAAAATCCGGTCCTTCACTTTTTGAAGGCCGTAGTGATCCTCGTTCAAAATCCGCTCGGCTTCTTCTACATCTACCCGCTCCTCGGTGGTGATCGCCCACGGTAAATCCAATAACCAATCCAAATACGTCCGCACGACCACCGCTTCGGCGGATAGAGGCGACATCTTGGCTAGCCGATCGATTTCGCGCGTAATTTTTTCCCGTACCGGTTCCGGAACCTCGCCTAGCCGTTCCAAACGTTCGCGGTATTCTTCGGTTTCGGGGGCCTCGTCTTGTTCCCCTAATTCCCGTTGGATGGCTTTTAATTGCTCGCGCAAATAGTATTCCTTTTGGGAGCGCTCCATTTGTTTTCGCACCCGGACATGAATCCGCTTCTCGATTTCCAACAATTCGATTTGGCGGGACAAAATATCGGAGACTTTGGACAACCGCTCGTCAATCGGAAAGGTTTCCAACACCTCTTGTTTTTCCTGCGTGCGAATGTCTAAATTCATTACCACCGTGTCGGCCAATCGCCCAGGATCATCGATATTTAAGGTCACAGAGGCTTCGCCAGGCATTTTCCGCGAGTTTTTGACATACGCCTCAAACAAGTCGACTACCGTATGCATCAACGCTTCGGTTTCTTGACCGACATCTTCGCTCGGTTCCTCGATTTCTTCAACCAGCGCCGCAAAATGCGTGTCCCGGTCATAAATGGCCTGGACCGTCGCCCGCGCCTTACCTTCGACCACGACTTTAGAGCCCCCGGTGGGCATCTTCAACACTTGCTTTATTTCCGCGGTGACCCCCACCCGATATAAATCCTCTTCCCCCGGTTCGTCTTGACGGGTGTCTTTTTGGGCAACAAACACGATGAGACGGTCCGCCGCCATGGCTTCTTCCAAGGCCCGCAAACTTTTTTCCCGCCCAATTTCCAGCGGCACGACCATTAAGGGGAACACCAGAACCCCTCGCAGCGGTAATAACGGCAATTCCCTGGTATTCATCGCTCGCCTCCGTCATGGGATTACTCCTCAGTATATCGCTTTGTTGGTGTCGATGGAAAAAAGGGGTGGCCTGGGCCACCCCTGCCCTCTACCTTCCCGCTTTACCCCACGGTAGACGGCGGCACACTGCTGGCCGTCAAAAGTCCCGGCTCCATGACGGCTTGGCGCGGCGTTTCGGCTTCATCCACCGTGCCGACCGCCAACTCTAAGACTTCCGTCAGCCGATCAACGGGAATGACCTCGATACCCATCGACGAAAAGAGATCTTGCCAATTGTCCCGGGGTATCAACACGCGGGTACACCCCGCTTGCATCGCCGCTTCCACTTTGGCCACGACCCCGCCCACCGGTTTGACATGCCCCCGAATCGACAGCTCTCCGGTCATGGCGAGCCGATTGTCCACCGGCCGATTCATAATGGCGGAATAACAGGCCACGGCAATCGCAATCCCGGCCGATGGCCCGTCCAACGGCACTCCCCCGGGAAAGTTAATATGCAAATCGTAGGCATCCGGGTCTACTCCGGCCACATTTTTCAAAACCGTCACGACGTTGTCGACCGAACTGCGGGCCAAGGACCGACGGCGGATTGTACGCCCGTGCGTGCCCAATTCTTCCTCATCCACGACCCCCGTGACCTCGATTTTCCCATGCCCCGGATGTGCGACCGCCTCCACCTCTAACAAGGTCCCTAAATTGGGACCGTAAATCGCCAGGCCGTTGACCAATCCCACTGCAGGCGCATCGGCCACTTTTTTCTCCGGCCGTGGGTTATATTGTCCCGAATTCACCACCCATTCCACGTCACGCTGGGTCATTTGGTGACGGTTTTCGGTCAGTGCTACCCCCGCCGCAATTTGCACCATATTCACGGCTTCGCGGCCATTGGTGGCGTATCGTTGAATCACGTCCAGCGCACCCGGTTCAACAAGAATCCCCATCCGTTCCGCCGCTTGCGCCGCAATCGTGCGGACCTCCGACGGCAAAAGGGCGCGGAAATAAATTTCCAAACAGCGCGATCGAATAGCCGGTGGAATTTCTTGCGGTTGACGCGTCGTGGCTCCCACCAACCGAAAGTCCGCGGGCAACCCGTTTTCAAAAATATCCTGAATGTGCAGCGGAATGTTGGGATCTTCCGCATTGTAATAGGCCGACTCGAAAAAGACTTTTCGGTCTTCCAGCACTTTGAGGAGCTTATTCATCTGAATCGGATGCAACTCGCCGATTTCATCGATGAACAAAATCCCCCCATGCGCTTTGGTCACGGCTCCCGGCTTCGGCTGCGGAATGCCCGCCATGCCCATCGGCCCGGCCCCTTGATAGATCGGATCATGGACGGACCCGATTAAGGGATCGGCAATCCCCCGTTCGTCAAAACGAGCGGTGGTCGCGTCCAGTTCAATGAATTTTGCATCCGGACGAAAGGGTGACCACCCCATTTTTTTCGCCTCTTCCAGCACCAAACGAGCCGCCGCCGTTTTCCCTACCCCGGGTGGCCCGTAGATAATGACATGTTGTGGGTTCGGACCGCAGAGAGCGGCTCTCAAGGCTTTCACACCGTCCGCCTGTCCGACGATGTCGTCAAAACGGGTCGGCCGGGTTTTTTCGGATAACGGCTCCGATAGTTGAATGGCCCGCATCCGCCGAAGCTTGTCAATCTCTTTTTTCGACTCCCGTTCGACCGCCACTTTGTTCCCTTGCTGGGACTTGAGCATGTTCCAAAAATAAAGGCCAATAATCACCAGAAAGAAAAATTGGACGAAGGTGACGACGCTTTGTAAATTCATCGTACCCCTCCTTTCGCTGTTTCTCGCTTCACCGCGTGATTCCGGCCAAAATCCCGGAATCGTCCTCCCTAGTGTGGCCAAAAGCTAACCGCCTAACGCGTTAAATCCTGGCGGTCTATGGAAAATTATGCCCAATCCCCCGCCACTTCATGACCTCACAAAAAAAGCCCTGGGATTTACCCAAGGCATGTCGTCCGAAACCCCTAAAAATTGCGAGGTTGAAGGCGGCAAACGTCAAAGACTATCCCCACCATCTTTTAAATATGTCCAGAGCCATTCGACCCCATCCCACCCGAAAGGGCTTTTGAGCGAAAACAAAACGTGGCCGCCTTACCGCTCGTCAAGCCGATACGGGCCCCCGGAGAAGGGAAAATAATCCGGCTACCATCATAAGCCCAATGGCCAAATAAAACGCGGCATGCATGCCCTGAGTAAAGCTGGTTCGAAGGAGCGGCGACAATCCGCCCGTGCCCACAAATATCGCAAACGCCAGACGGCGCGGGATTTCCGTGGCCGCCACCACCATGGCGGTAGCAAACGACAGTACCATGCCGACATTGGCAAATGTCCGCAGCATACCGGAGGCGATCCCGTACGCCCCCCTTGGCGCTCCTTTCATCACCGCCGCATTATTAGCCGGGAAAAATCCCGCATTCCCAATCCCGTTGACGATGCTGATCGCAGTTACGCGCCATAAGGGGCTCGATACCCCTAAATGGGCGTATAAAAAGAGCGAGACGGCTTGAATCATGAGTCCGGCACTAGCCGGTCCCGCCGGTCCGAAACGATCCACCAATCGACCGGTGACCGGCCCTAAAAGGCCTCCCGCCAAGTATCCCGGAACCATTAACAAGGCTGCCGCCATGGGGGTCAGTTTCCGCACCCCTTGAAGGTACATCATAATTAAAAAGAGGACCGAAAAATTCCCCACCGCTTGAAAAAAGGCGGCCACAAACGAGGCGCTGACCATCCGCACCCGAAAGAGCTCCAAATGGAGCATAGGAGACGATTGCCGCCGTTCCACCATGATAAAAACCCCTAAAAAGACAAGGCCCAACAGGAGTTCCCCGCCCAACCGCATCGTCAGGGAATGCGCCGCCAGATGCGGCGGTTGACTGGGGGACGACCGGGGCGGATTTTTTGGCTTTGTGGTACGCCTTTTGGGTGCGAGGGCTCAAAGATGTCCGTATTCGGGAGATTTTGAAAGCGCATCTGGAGGGTTGGCAATCTCGCTGGGCGGGCTTGGTTTCGGCCGACCCTAATTCGGCGGCCGCCACGTTTTGGATGGCGGTGGCGTTGGGTTTACCGATTTTAACCGCCACCGGGCTTCAGGGCAGCGAGGCGGCACTGGCCTATGGACTTCGTCATGTAGGAGAGGAGACGAGCTAAATGCGGCAATCTTTTGCGGCCCCTGCCCAAGCCTCTTCATCCGGTCGTACCGGGTGGGCTTTGGCGGTTATTGTATTGGCGCCCCCGGCGATCCGGCGGCTGTTCCCGAAAGCGGGCCAATAACCAATGTAATAACGCCTGTTCCAGGTCTTCTTTATGCGGAAAATAATAATGGAGGGTGGCGATATTCACGCCCGCCCGATCGGCCACCGCGCGCGTTCTGAGCCCGTCCAACCCGTCTGCCACGGCCACGGCAAACGCGGCAGCCAGAATCGCCTCTTGAGTTTTTTGCCCCCGTGGGGTTGTCGGCGTCCCATCGCCTGATTTCATTCATTGCACCTCCCCTCATTATCTTAATCAATCGGTTGATTAATAAGAAACCCACGCGGGACAGGCGCTGAGCTCGCCCATTTGCCATAGAATACGGCAAAAATACCGTATATTACCAGGAGGCTCTCATGGCCACGCTGCTTTCTTTGTTGGAAGGTCTACCGGGCTTTGACCGGTCCGTCCTAACCGATCTCCCTATCCGGTCCATTGTCCTCGATTCTCGCCAAGCTACGGTTCAGAGTCTCTTTGTGGCTCTCCCGGGCCAACATCAACACGGCGCCGACTTTGCGGCGGATGCCGTTCGGCGAGGAGCGGTGGCCGTCATCTCGAGTGCATCGCGCCCTTCCGGTTGGCCACCGGTAATTCCCTGGATTCAGACGGATAATCCCCGAATGTGGCTACCGACTCTAGCGGCCCGCCTGTACCAATTTCCCGCCCGCCGTCTCACCCTCTATGGGGTCACCGGGACCAACGGGAAAACCACGACCGTTTACATGCTGGCCGCGATATTACGGCGTGCCGGCCGCCGGGTCGCCTTTTGGAGCACCAATCAGGTCGAAGGCATCCCCCATCCTTACCGTCCCGCCATGACCACTCCCGATTCGCCGGCCTTGCACGAATTTTTGCGGCAAGCGGTAGATACCGGGGCAGAAGACGTCTTGTTGGAAGTCTCGTCGCACGCGTTGGCGCTTAACCGCATCGGCGGACTGCGGTTTGCCGCCGTCGCCGTGACCAATATTACGCCCGATCATTTGGATTTTCATGGTTCGTTCGCAGACTATGTGGCGGCCAAGGCATCCATTGTGCAATATGTCAAACCCGGTGGCGCGGTGATATTAAACGGGGATGATCCGGTGATTTCCGGCTGGCAAACGCCGGCCGTGGTCACGCGAACCACCTACGGGTTTTCCGGGACTCACCCCTTAACCGCCCGGATCATCGAATCGCATGCGGATCACAGCCGATGGGAATGGTTTTGGCAAAACCAATCCTATGGTGAAATCGTCCTTCCGGTCCCCGGACGCCATAATATCCAAAATGCCCTCGCCGCCTTGGGCATGGCCCTTCATTGCGGGATCGCACCGGACGTCGCTCGTGATGCGTTAGCGCATTTCGTACCCGCTCCCCGCCGGCTCGAAACGGTGACCCAAGGCGACATTACCGTGGTCAGCGATGTGGCGATGAACCGGGCTAGTTATGAGGCCGTCTTGGCGACCGTCCATTCTCTCGGGCGCCCCGTCGTCGTGGTCAACGCCATTCGCGGTAATCGCGGTCCGGATATCAATCGCGACATTGTCGACGTGCTGGCGGACTGGGCCGATCACATGGCCTTTGCCCCGGTCATTGCGACCCTGAGTACCGATCAGGTCGCATCCTTATCCGTCGACTATCGCGTGCGCCCGGACGAACAAGCGGCATTTTTAGAGCAAGCCAACCGGCGCGGATTGGCCGTGATCTGTACCGATACGTTAGAGGCGGCCATCGATGCCGCCCTGGCCCGGCTGCCGAAGGGCGGCATCCTCTTATTGCTGGGTACCTTTGGCATGGACGCCGGTCTGGCCCTGGTCCGGGATCGGATCGGTTAGGCAAAGACCTTCATGACGATGTAGGCGTCTTCCCCATTGCCGAAAAACCTGGGCATCTCCGAAACCACCTGCCAACCAATCGTCTGTAAGACCCGTAATTGGGGGGTATTGGACCGGCGTACTTCGCCTAAAAAGGCCCTCGCCCCCCGCGCTTGGGCCAAGGGTTCGGCCGCGGTCAATAAAAAGGCCGCCAATCCTTGGTGACGGTAGTCGGGATCGGTCACATTTGCCAACACATGGGCATACGCCCCAAACACCTCAAAACCGAAATAGGCGATAATTCGCGGCCCGTCCTTTACCACCAGGTAAATCGTTCTCGGCGAGAGATATTTGATCACTATCTGACCCCAAGACATCGGTTCAAGAAACACGCGCCGTTCCAATTGGGCAATTTGTCCAATATCTCGGCGTCGGAGCCGTTCCACACGGTACTGACGGTACCGACGCGGCCATTCGGATTCCGGCATGCTACATCCCCCCTGTCACTTTACGAAAGAGAATGGCTGCCGGTCCCTCCTTGTGGAAAATTTTTGCTCTGGTGTCTCACTTTACCAGCCAGCGGGATAGGATATCAACGGTACTGCCATTAAACGAGGTGATCTCTCATGCTTCCTCTCACCACCGGTCATATTCTTGACAGTTGGGCCCGTTTGACCCCGGAACAGGTTGCCGTGATTGACGCCACAACCGATACCGCCTGGTCCTATCGTGATTTGGCCCAAGCCTGTGATCGTACCGCCGCCCGCTTACACGACCTAGGGGTGAAATCGGGCGACGTGATCGCCTATGTCTCCGACGAACGCCTAAATACCGTCGCCCTCTGGTATGCCCTCGGAAAATTAGGGGCGAGCTGGTGCCCCTTAAATCCCCGCGCTACCGTCGACGATTGGATTCGGCAAATAACCCATGCCGAGGCTTCTCTGGTCTTGTATTCCGAGAGCTTTGAAACATCCGTCAATCGCTTGCCGGTCCGGTCGGTCGATTTAGGCCGTTCTCCTCTCGATGCCCCGGCTCCGGTTTCCTGGCCCGTCACCGCACATTGGCCCGACCGGGCCGGCATTCTTTACACGTCGGGAACCACGGGGAGTCCGAAGGGGGCCTGGCATAGTCATCGGAGTCTTTGGGGATGGAACACGAGCGTCTTATGCTCTCTCGGCATCGGCGGATCTGATCGTTTCTTGAACCCCTACCCCCTGTACCACATGGGAGGTATCGGTTTTACGTTGGCGGCCATCCAAGCCGGTGCCACGACGGTGTTGGCCACACCTTTTGACGCCCAAGCGACCATAGAATATGTGCCGCGTTACGACATCACCGTCACCATTATGGTACCGACTATGGTGCAAGCCCTCTTAGAACAGCCGGCCCCCGAGCGTCAGACGCTTTTAAATGGACACTGGCGCCATTTGGTGACAACCAGCGCCCCCCTTTTGGAGGATACGCGCCAAGGGATTCATCGCGAATGGCCAACGATCCGCTTGTCGGTCCTGTACTCCGCGACCGAAGCGGTCTTCACGGTCGCGTCGGACCATCACGGGCCCTCGTCCCTGACGGTGGGTCGCCCCGCCTTCGGCATGGATATTCGTATCCGTACGGAAGACGGGCGACCGGCTGCCCCCGGTCAGGCCGGGACCATCTATACCCGCGGGATTAGCCTCTTTGAGGGCTATCATCGGGCCCCCGATCAATTCCACGCGATTGACAGAGGTTGGCTGACATGTTTTGACACCGGCTATCTGACAACGGACGGCGATTTGGTGCTCGTGGACCGAGCCGCCGATTTAATTAACTCGGGCGGTGAAAAGATCTCCTCGCTGGAAATCGAAAACATTTTACTGTCGCATCCGGCCATCAAAGAAGCCGGTGTGGTGGGACTACCCGACCCCTATTGGGGGGAACGCATCCATGCCGTCATTGTCCCCCGGATACCCGATTTGCACGAATCCGATCTCTATCCCTATTTATCCCAACATTTGCCTCGGTATAAATGGCCGAAAAGTTGGGCCTTTGTCCCCGAATTACCGAAAACCAGCAGCGGCAAAATCTTAAAACGAGCGCTCCGGCAAGAAAACCCCCGGGGTCGGTAACCCTAAGACCCCGGGGGCAACGCGGTCCCTAACTGACGGTCGTATGGCTGGAGACGGCGTCGGGTCCGTGCACTTTGGCCACCGCCGCCTTCATTTGTTCCATCGTCGGGGCCTTACACTTAGTTTTCACCACGAGGGCCCCCAAGGCGGCCAGCACGTCCCCGAACAAGAAGCCGCGAAACCAACGAAATTGCGGGTTGCCATATGCCATACGTTCACCCCCAAGGATTCAAACAGTATGCCGCGAAGCCGACCTAGTCCCCGATTACATGGTGGGCATCGGGCTCACCTCCTTTACGGTGGCTATAAGAAATTGTGATGATCGATATAAGTACGAAGCCATTGAGCTCCCCGGAGGGCCTTGATAGAGTGAAGATAAAGTTAGGGAACGGGAGGCCAACGGCGATGGCTCATGTGGTTAGTCAACTGGCTCCGCTGTGGCACGGTCGCACGGCATGGATTGGGTTGGCCATTGTGCTGTTTTATGCCGTCGGAGCCTTGGTCACGGTCATGGCCATCGTCCCCCGTCGACGCTCGACACGTTCACCCTTTGAGCTCCGACGCCGAACAGCTCATTCCCCGACCAACGGACGGTACGCGGTTGTGGTGGATATCCAGCCGTATTTAGAACAAGCCAAAGCCAAGCGCCCACCGCACCAACATGTCGGCTCGGATTAACTGATTTCCGGCGTATGATAGACTTGGGTCAAGTGATAACAGGCTAGCGTCATGGCTGCAAATCCCAATAAAGGCGGCATATCCTCCAAATCGACGGTAAAACACGGGCTGGCCCAATGGCGATGATACCGCCCCACCAGTTGGGATCCCCGGATTTCCGCTTGCAACTGAACTCCTTGGAAGCGGCCACCGGCATGACCCGTGATGAGATGGCCGGATTGGCGAGCAATGACGCTTTCCCCGATGAGGGCGCCGCCGATTCGGAACGTACAGACCACGCCCGGAACCCATTGACCCTTGATATCCTGCCCGACAATCCGACCTCCGAAGTGCCCGTGAATACGCCCATCTTCCGTCGCCGCGAGAGAAAATTGCCACTAGGGCGTTCGCACAATTGCGGACGTTTATTCAATACAAGGCGCGGTTGGCTGGGGTCCCCGTGATCCTGGTCGATCCGCGCAATACCTCGCGCACATGTCCCTCAGTGTGGATTGATCGACAAGCGCAATCGTCCGAACCAAGCCTCCTTTCGGTGTATCGCGTGTGGCTTCGCTGGCCCCGCCGACACCGTCGCTGCGGGCAACATTGCCCGTAGGGCTGCAGTCAACCAGCCGTACGCGGGATCGACTCCTCGGTCGATATCTAAAAGCTCCGCCCCTTTAGGGCGGGGTCGTTGACAGCAAAGGGCGGACGTCGCTTGAGCCACCACCTCGACCAGAAACGGCGCCAATGTCCCACGTATGATT contains:
- a CDS encoding o-succinylbenzoate--CoA ligase (PFAM: AMP-binding enzyme~COGs: COG0318 Acyl-CoA synthetase (AMP-forming)/AMP-acid ligase II~InterPro IPR000873~KEGG: sti:Sthe_3015 O-succinylbenzoate-CoA ligase~PFAM: AMP-dependent synthetase/ligase~PRIAM: o-succinylbenzoate--CoA ligase~SPTR: O-succinylbenzoate-CoA ligase), which translates into the protein MLPLTTGHILDSWARLTPEQVAVIDATTDTAWSYRDLAQACDRTAARLHDLGVKSGDVIAYVSDERLNTVALWYALGKLGASWCPLNPRATVDDWIRQITHAEASLVLYSESFETSVNRLPVRSVDLGRSPLDAPAPVSWPVTAHWPDRAGILYTSGTTGSPKGAWHSHRSLWGWNTSVLCSLGIGGSDRFLNPYPLYHMGGIGFTLAAIQAGATTVLATPFDAQATIEYVPRYDITVTIMVPTMVQALLEQPAPERQTLLNGHWRHLVTTSAPLLEDTRQGIHREWPTIRLSVLYSATEAVFTVASDHHGPSSLTVGRPAFGMDIRIRTEDGRPAAPGQAGTIYTRGISLFEGYHRAPDQFHAIDRGWLTCFDTGYLTTDGDLVLVDRAADLINSGGEKISSLEIENILLSHPAIKEAGVVGLPDPYWGERIHAVIVPRIPDLHESDLYPYLSQHLPRYKWPKSWAFVPELPKTSSGKILKRALRQENPRGR